GTTCAGCGCTGGTTACCAGTGATGCCTGCTGTGCAGCGCTATCAGTAACCCATTTGCTGCCGTCCCACTTATCAAACCTGGTCGCTGGTGCCGATGGGGTGATATCAGTTGGATAATCACCCAGAGTCTTCATCTGAGAGGCTTCACCGCTTTGCAGGTTGTATACCGTTTCACCTCGATGATCGACCACGTACTCCCATCCGCTGTTATCCGTTTTACGGCATACAGCAAACCCCGTTTTTGCCGCAGAGGGAGCGTCGACGGCTGAATTCGCCGGAATACCGACCCCCACAGCCAGATACTCCACAGAAGGCGCCAGATATTCGCGGGTATCGCCTGTAAAGTTATAAACGG
The Kosakonia oryzae genome window above contains:
- a CDS encoding tail fiber assembly protein translates to MSQATLNQNLIAATAGELTVYNFTGDTREYLAPSVEYLAVGVGIPANSAVDAPSAAKTGFAVCRKTDNSGWEYVVDHRGETVYNLQSGEASQMKTLGDYPTDITPSAPATRFDKWDGSKWVTDSAAQQASLVTSAEQSKTQRLKEAKESISVWQTELQLGIISDDDKASLVKWLEYIKVVQAVDTTSAPDIRWPEQPQ